In a single window of the Saccharothrix australiensis genome:
- a CDS encoding esterase-like activity of phytase family protein, with translation MARKVRVLAGLAACGLGMSVLSPAQATVPERFQRVDTMPVFRNSSAAEHTAAEIAAATADGRTVVYTDSPARRIGFASVRDGRLSPEGVLPVPGEPTSVDVVGRLALVAVNTSESFTAPSGVLLVVDLAGRRVVATHDLGGQPDSIDVSPDGRHAAVAIENERDEDVADGALPQAPAGFLAIVDLKGAPTAWAVRRVELTGLAEVAPEDPEPEYVSVNGRGQVAVTLQENNHIAIVDLASGRLVRHFPAGSATVRGVDTEDDGRVDPSGTITAPREPDAVAWLDDRTLGTADEGDYRGGSRTWTVFDAETGQVVFSSGNELERVAIRQGQYPDGRSDNKGTEPEGFAVATFGRHRYAFVGLERANMVAVYDVDDPRRPRFVQALPTGVGPEGLLPIPATGTLVVSSEEDSAEDGVRSSLSSYRLTRTPLSVSLRDNKGTPSIVSDGIGFGALSGLSGVPGDHRHVVAITDSAYRPTRVLTVDALAAPARVRAELTLTKGGEPVGYDGEGIAARRGGGYWVAAEGDGKKVPNLLVEVAASGEVVREVPLPAAVAATATGNGFEGVAVTGRGAGERVWLAVQREWKADRPGQATLARFTPATGEWAFAAYPLDAPPAGGWVGLSEVTALDDRTLLVLERDNRRGDAAVTKKVYRVDVSRLAPVPAGAPKPVVAKRLVRDLLPALKADGAPAHDKVEGLAVVGHGPVRRLVGAVDNDGVDDAPGESVFLRLGWVG, from the coding sequence GTGGCACGCAAGGTCCGTGTTCTCGCAGGTCTGGCGGCCTGCGGGTTGGGCATGTCGGTCCTGTCGCCCGCACAGGCGACCGTGCCCGAGCGCTTCCAGCGGGTCGACACCATGCCGGTGTTCCGCAACAGCTCCGCCGCGGAGCACACCGCAGCCGAGATCGCGGCGGCCACCGCCGACGGCCGGACCGTCGTCTACACCGACTCGCCGGCCCGGCGCATCGGCTTCGCCTCCGTCCGCGACGGGCGGCTGTCGCCCGAGGGCGTGCTGCCCGTGCCGGGCGAGCCGACGTCGGTCGACGTGGTGGGACGCCTGGCGCTGGTCGCGGTGAACACCTCCGAGTCGTTCACCGCGCCGTCCGGCGTGCTGCTGGTGGTCGACCTCGCCGGCCGCCGGGTCGTCGCCACCCACGACCTCGGCGGGCAGCCGGACTCGATCGACGTCTCACCGGACGGTCGGCACGCCGCCGTCGCGATCGAGAACGAGCGCGACGAGGACGTGGCCGACGGCGCGCTGCCGCAGGCGCCCGCCGGGTTCCTCGCGATCGTCGACCTGAAGGGCGCGCCGACGGCGTGGGCGGTGCGCCGCGTCGAGCTGACCGGGCTCGCCGAGGTCGCGCCGGAGGACCCGGAGCCCGAGTACGTCAGCGTCAACGGCCGGGGCCAGGTCGCGGTCACGTTGCAGGAGAACAACCACATCGCGATCGTGGACCTCGCCTCGGGCCGGCTGGTGCGGCACTTCCCCGCCGGCTCCGCCACCGTCCGCGGCGTGGACACCGAGGACGACGGCCGCGTCGACCCGTCCGGCACGATCACCGCACCACGCGAGCCGGACGCGGTGGCGTGGCTGGACGACCGCACCCTCGGCACCGCCGACGAGGGCGACTACCGGGGCGGCTCGCGCACGTGGACGGTGTTCGACGCGGAGACCGGGCAGGTCGTGTTCTCGTCGGGCAACGAGCTGGAGCGGGTGGCGATCCGGCAGGGCCAGTACCCCGACGGCCGGTCGGACAACAAGGGCACGGAGCCCGAGGGGTTCGCGGTGGCCACCTTCGGGCGGCACCGGTACGCGTTCGTGGGCCTGGAACGGGCGAACATGGTCGCCGTGTACGACGTGGACGACCCGCGCCGGCCGCGGTTCGTGCAGGCGCTGCCGACCGGTGTCGGCCCGGAGGGGCTGCTGCCGATCCCCGCGACCGGCACGCTCGTCGTGTCCTCCGAGGAGGACTCCGCCGAGGACGGCGTGCGCTCGTCGCTCAGCTCCTACCGCCTGACCCGCACGCCGCTGTCGGTGTCGTTGCGGGACAACAAGGGCACGCCGTCGATCGTGTCCGACGGCATCGGGTTCGGCGCGCTGTCGGGGCTCTCGGGCGTCCCCGGCGACCACCGCCACGTCGTCGCGATCACCGACTCGGCGTACCGCCCGACGCGGGTGCTGACCGTCGACGCGCTGGCCGCGCCCGCCCGCGTGCGCGCCGAGCTGACCCTGACCAAGGGCGGCGAACCGGTCGGCTACGACGGCGAGGGCATCGCGGCGCGCCGCGGCGGCGGCTACTGGGTGGCGGCCGAGGGCGACGGGAAGAAGGTGCCGAACCTGCTGGTGGAGGTCGCCGCGTCGGGCGAGGTGGTGCGCGAGGTGCCGCTGCCCGCCGCCGTCGCGGCCACGGCCACCGGCAACGGGTTCGAGGGCGTCGCGGTCACCGGCCGCGGCGCGGGCGAGCGAGTGTGGCTGGCCGTGCAGCGCGAGTGGAAGGCGGACCGGCCGGGCCAGGCGACGCTGGCCCGCTTCACGCCCGCGACCGGCGAGTGGGCGTTCGCGGCGTACCCGCTGGACGCCCCACCGGCGGGCGGGTGGGTCGGACTGTCGGAGGTCACGGCCCTGGACGACCGGACGCTGCTGGTGCTGGAGCGCGACAACCGGCGCGGCGACGCGGCGGTGACCAAGAAGGTCTACCGGGTGGACGTCTCCCGCCTCGCACCGGTCCCGGCGGGCGCGCCGAAACCGGTGGTGGCCAAGAGGCTCGTGCGCGACCTGCTGCCCGCGCTGAAGGCGGACGGCGCGCCGGCGCACGACAAGGTCGAGGGCCTCGCGGTGGTCGGCCACGGCCCGGTGCGCCGCCTGGTCGGCGCGGTCGACAACGACGGCGTGGACGACGCGCCCGGCGAGTCGGTGTTCCTGCGCCTGGGCTGGGTGGGCTGA
- a CDS encoding PKD domain-containing protein, producing the protein MIPSERPGPRGLLIALAALLLGLAVPGVAHAAPPANDEFDLAAPIRALPFRTTLSTTEATRAEDDPYDCAHAGHTLWFNYLPPVDALVEVSTLGSDHDTVVAAYSGKRGSLAHLGCNDDFGGGQQSQLSFRVKAGEVYHFVVGAPGTPGVLDLAVTEWREPANDDFADAEPISTLPHRMEADASVATSEWGEPGSACEIWNQTVWYAYRPTETRPVTLKQRSYAHMAVYTGTSLPDLKPLTCATYDASTTFQAVAGQTYYVQLSPYYASHSKIEVDLVVAPSPAAAFEHDAPDPSLFDEITFRDASHDPGGTEIAALAWDFGDGATATGAEVRHRYAADGDYTARLTASTADGRAGTATKTIPVRTHDVGISGFAVPSSAVAGTSKPVTVTVANHRYDEAVRVTLYRSTPKGYVEVGSATQWLPKSAGRTSFPFRYTFTPDDGALGKVAFKAVVALEAGRDGYPSDNEVVAVPTRVSPAPAGRAVA; encoded by the coding sequence ATGATCCCGTCCGAGAGACCGGGCCCGCGCGGTCTGCTGATCGCGCTGGCCGCGCTGCTGCTCGGCCTGGCCGTGCCGGGCGTCGCGCACGCCGCGCCGCCCGCCAACGACGAGTTCGACCTGGCCGCGCCGATCCGCGCGCTGCCGTTCCGCACCACCCTGTCGACCACCGAGGCGACCCGCGCGGAGGACGACCCGTACGACTGCGCCCACGCCGGGCACACGCTGTGGTTCAACTACCTCCCGCCCGTCGACGCCCTGGTCGAGGTGTCGACGCTGGGCAGCGACCACGACACGGTCGTGGCCGCCTACTCCGGCAAGCGCGGTTCGCTGGCGCACCTGGGGTGCAACGACGACTTCGGCGGCGGGCAGCAGTCCCAGCTCTCGTTCCGCGTCAAGGCCGGCGAGGTCTACCACTTCGTCGTCGGCGCGCCCGGCACACCGGGCGTGCTCGACCTGGCGGTGACCGAGTGGCGCGAGCCGGCCAACGACGACTTCGCCGACGCCGAGCCGATCAGCACCCTGCCGCACCGGATGGAGGCGGACGCGTCGGTGGCGACCAGCGAGTGGGGCGAGCCGGGGAGCGCGTGCGAGATCTGGAACCAGACCGTCTGGTACGCCTACCGGCCCACCGAGACGCGCCCCGTCACGCTCAAGCAGCGCTCCTACGCCCACATGGCGGTCTACACGGGTACTTCGCTGCCCGACCTGAAACCGCTCACGTGTGCGACCTACGACGCCTCCACCACGTTCCAGGCCGTCGCCGGGCAGACCTACTACGTGCAACTGTCGCCCTACTACGCGAGCCACTCGAAGATCGAGGTGGACCTCGTCGTCGCGCCGTCGCCGGCGGCCGCCTTCGAGCACGACGCGCCGGACCCGTCCCTGTTCGACGAGATCACCTTCCGGGACGCGTCCCACGACCCCGGCGGCACGGAGATCGCGGCGCTGGCGTGGGACTTCGGCGACGGCGCGACCGCAACCGGCGCGGAGGTGCGGCACCGCTACGCCGCCGACGGCGACTACACCGCCCGGCTCACCGCGAGCACCGCGGACGGCCGGGCGGGCACCGCCACGAAGACGATCCCCGTCCGCACCCACGACGTGGGCATCAGCGGGTTCGCCGTGCCGTCGTCGGCCGTCGCGGGCACGAGCAAGCCGGTCACGGTGACGGTGGCCAACCACCGCTACGACGAGGCGGTGCGGGTCACGCTGTACCGCAGCACCCCCAAGGGCTACGTGGAGGTGGGGTCGGCGACGCAGTGGCTGCCGAAGTCCGCCGGCCGGACGTCCTTCCCGTTCCGCTACACGTTCACGCCCGACGACGGCGCGTTGGGCAAGGTGGCGTTCAAGGCGGTGGTGGCGCTGGAGGCCGGCCGGGACGGCTACCCGTCGGACAACGAGGTCGTGGCGGTCCCGACCAGGGTGAGCCCGGCACCGGCGGGCCGCGCCGTCGCCTGA